The following are from one region of the Chiloscyllium punctatum isolate Juve2018m chromosome 24, sChiPun1.3, whole genome shotgun sequence genome:
- the arrdc2 gene encoding arrestin domain-containing protein 2 isoform X1, giving the protein MILDKMKRFSMVLDNPDPSSVPVYSTGDEVSGKVILELTAAMKIQSLKLHAEGCAKVHWTESRSAGSSTAYTQNYSDQVEYYNKRMNLLQLDNGDITLLPAGRHEFPFSFQLPEENLVTSFEGKHGSVRYWVKVKLHRPWATVKKIKREFTVIEPIDINTPSLLAPQAGTKEKLARVWYCNLGHVSLTAKIDRKGYTPGEVIPIFAEVDNCCSRTVTPKAAIIQIQTFIARGTMKQKRAVVATLQGEGVAPRKRGSWHGRPLKIPPVSPSLLQCRVIRVEYILRVYVEIPGTSKLSLELPLVIGTIPLHPFGSRSSSVGSQYSMEIDWLRLSIPERPEPPPDYLEVVSEEQAERTDQALSLPEDEEALDQVLERPFFAYVQEFRFRPPPIYSEIDPHPPRSDMRPRCMTC; this is encoded by the exons ATGATTTTGGATAAGATGAAGAGGTTTTCAATGGTGCTGGACAACCCAGACCCCAGCTCGGTGCCAGTTTATAGCACTGGGGATGAGGTGTCCGGCAAAGTTATCCTGGAGCTGACTGCAGCAATGAAGATCCAATCCCTCAAGCTGCACGCAGAGGGCTGTGCGAAAGTGCATTGGACTGAGTCGAGGAGTGCTGGCTCTAGCACTGCTTACACCCAGAACTACAGCGATCAAGTGGAATATTACAACAAGAGGATGAACCTGCTCCAACTAG ataacgGGGACATCACCCTTCTCCCTGCTGGTCGCCATGAGTTTCCCTTCAGCTTCCAACTCCCTGAAGA GAACCTGGTGACTTCCTTTGAGGGGAAGCATGGCAGTGTACGCTACTGGGTTAAAGTCAAACTTCACCGTCCTTGGGCCACCGTGAAGAAAATCAAGCGGGAATTCACAGTTATTGAGCCCATCGACATCAACACACCATCATTACTG GCTCCCCAAGCTGGCACAAAGGAGAAGTTGGCTCGGGTCTGGTACTGTAACTTAGGTCATGTGTCACTGACCGCAAAGATTGACCGGAAAGGCTACACACCAG GAGAAGTGATCCCCATCTTCGCTGAAGTTGATAACTGCTGTTCCCGCACAGTGACCCCTAAAGCGGCCATCATCCAAATACAGACGTTCATCGCTCGGGGCACGATGAAGCAGAAGAGGGCGGTGGTGGCAACGTTGCAAGGCGAGGGTGTGGCCCCCAGAAAGAGGGGGTCATGGCACGGCCGCCCCCTGAAGATTCCCCCTGTGTCACCCTCGCTCCTGCAGTGCCGCGTGATTCGGGTGGAATACATCCTCCGG GTTTATGTTGAGATCCCGGGAACATCGAAACTGTCCTTGGAGTTGCCCCTCGTCATTGGCAcaattcccctccatccattTGGCAGCCGTTCGTCCAGCGTTGGAAGTCAGTACAGTATGGAGATAGACTGGCTACGTCTCAGCATCCCCGAGAGACCAGAAC CACCCCCTGATTATTTGGAGGTGGTTTCTGAGGAACAAGCTGAGCGGACTGACCAAGCACTATCCCTCCCAGAGGATGAAGAAGCCCTCGATCAAGTGCTAGAGCGTCCTTTCTTTGCCTATGTACAGGAGTTCCGCTTTCGACCCCCACCCATTTACTCTGAG ATTGATCCTCATCCTCCGAGATCAGACATGCGGCCGCGATGTATGACCTGTTGA